A stretch of Haemorhous mexicanus isolate bHaeMex1 chromosome 32, bHaeMex1.pri, whole genome shotgun sequence DNA encodes these proteins:
- the LOC132340569 gene encoding zinc finger protein 239-like, which yields MGCKPSPGNCREERAPLSQEGVRRSSWSSELVEKPLGREKPHKCLECGKGFSHTSSLIRHQRIHMGDRPYKCGECGKSFSQSSNLIWHQMIHSGEKPFECWECGKGFSHSSNLRDHQMIHSGEKPYECEKCGKSFSQSSQLRGHQRIHTGEKPYECGECGKSFSQSCSLRDHQRIHTGEKPYQCGNCGKNFRWISGLIQHQVIHTGEWLYTCLECGKFFGWSSALRSHHQRIHTGERPYKCPECGKRFHISSDLLRHERIYTEERPFCCPDCGKGFKHNSTLTIHRRIHTGERPYECGEGGKSFSSSSNLTQHQ from the coding sequence AtgggctgcaaacccagcccagggaactgcagggaggaaagagcCCCCCTGAGCCAGGAAGGTGTCCGGAgatccagctggagctcagagctggtaGAGAAGCCTCTTGGCAGGGAGAAGCCAcacaagtgcttggaatgtgggaaaGGTTTCAGCCACACCTCCAGTCTGATCCGGCACCAGAGGATCCACATGGGGGATCGGCCCTacaagtgtggggagtgtgggaagagcttcagccagagctcCAACCTGATTTGGCACCAGATGATCCACAGTGGGGAAAAGCCTTTTGAGTGTTGGGAGTGTGGGAAGGGTTTCAGCCACAGCTCCAACCTTAGGGACCACCAGATGATCCACAGTGGGGAAAAGCCCTATGAATGTGagaaatgtgggaagagcttcagccagagctcccagctcaggggacaccagaggatccacactggggaaaagccttatgagtgtggggaatgtgggaaaagcttcagccagagctgtAGCCTAAGGGATCACCAGAGGATTCACACTGGGGAAAAACCCTACCAATGTGGGAACTGTGGGAAGAACTTTCGATGGATCTCTGGTCTGATCCAGCACCAGgtgatccacactggggaatgGCTGTACACctgcttggaatgtgggaagtTCTTTGGGTGGAGCTCTGCCCTGAGAAGCCACCACCAGCGCATCCACACTGGCGAGAGGCCCTACAAGTGTCCTGAGTGTGGAAAGAGGTTTCACATCAGCTCCGATCTCCTCAGACATGAGCGGATTTACACCGAGGAGAGGCCCTTCTGCTGCCCCgactgtgggaagggcttcaagcACAACTCCACCCTCACCATccaccggcgcatccacaccggggagaggccctacgagtgtggggagggtgggaagagcttctccaGCAGTTCTAACTTGACCCAACACCAATAG